The Polycladomyces zharkentensis genome includes a window with the following:
- a CDS encoding alpha/beta-type small acid-soluble spore protein yields the protein MPQQRDRNNNQLLVQGAAQALEQMKYEIASEFGVQLGPDTTSRANGSVGGEITKRLVALAESQLGGGRTV from the coding sequence ATGCCGCAACAACGTGACCGCAACAACAACCAACTGCTGGTCCAAGGTGCCGCCCAAGCGCTGGAACAAATGAAGTATGAAATCGCTTCCGAGTTCGGCGTTCAACTGGGTCCGGACACGACCTCTCGCGCCAACGGTTCTGTCGGTGGTGAAATCACGAAGCGCCTGGTTGCCTTGGCTGAATCTCAACTGGGTGGGGGCCGTACGGTTTAA
- a CDS encoding MFS transporter, translating to MGILNRLNRLDRQAWLLLAISGLFAVSTALSNTFVNVYLWKLKRDYGLIGWFNLLQYAAMAVTFIVAGRMAKSVDRVIVIRWGVAVHALFYLCVLMLGNGSARYISWLGSLLGVGAGLFWLAFNVLYFEITERNNRDMFNGMNGFLGSVAGIVAPLLSGWIITRVDRLTGYRIVFGLSMAIFLGAVMVSFLLKRRKVEGEYQLVSVLRQSFRVKEQWRWVMAASVAQGAREGVFAFLVALLIYVTTQNEMVLGSFLTISSLVSLIAFLLVGRFLRMQWRDESMFVGTLMMGVVVLPFVWKAETWSLFLLGVGAALFYPLYMVPLTSTVFDVIGENKTSARLRIEYVVARELALNLGRVLSLAMFLWWVGRTNDWEQLRWLLLIIGFVQMVVWWTLRHVPSLSISTKPKPGSS from the coding sequence ATGGGCATACTCAACCGATTGAATCGACTGGATCGGCAAGCTTGGCTGTTGTTGGCGATCAGTGGATTGTTTGCCGTCTCCACTGCGTTGTCCAACACGTTTGTCAATGTGTATCTGTGGAAGCTGAAACGGGACTATGGCTTGATCGGTTGGTTTAACCTGCTCCAGTATGCAGCCATGGCGGTCACGTTTATCGTGGCCGGGCGCATGGCCAAAAGTGTGGATCGGGTGATCGTGATCCGTTGGGGAGTGGCCGTTCATGCTTTGTTCTATCTATGTGTGCTGATGCTCGGGAACGGATCGGCCCGATACATTTCCTGGTTGGGAAGCCTGCTCGGAGTCGGAGCCGGGCTGTTCTGGTTGGCTTTCAACGTTTTGTACTTTGAGATCACCGAACGGAACAACCGGGATATGTTCAACGGGATGAACGGATTTTTGGGGTCGGTAGCCGGAATCGTGGCACCCCTTTTATCCGGATGGATCATTACGCGCGTGGACAGGTTGACGGGTTATCGTATCGTTTTCGGTCTTTCCATGGCCATTTTTCTGGGGGCGGTCATGGTCAGCTTTTTGTTGAAACGCCGCAAAGTGGAAGGGGAATACCAGTTGGTCAGCGTACTCCGGCAGTCCTTTCGCGTGAAAGAGCAGTGGCGATGGGTGATGGCAGCCAGTGTGGCCCAAGGGGCACGCGAAGGAGTGTTTGCATTTCTGGTAGCACTGCTCATTTATGTCACCACCCAAAACGAGATGGTATTGGGCAGTTTTCTGACAATCAGTTCACTGGTTTCCCTGATCGCTTTTTTGTTGGTGGGCCGGTTTTTACGCATGCAATGGCGCGATGAAAGCATGTTTGTCGGTACCTTGATGATGGGGGTGGTCGTCCTGCCCTTTGTCTGGAAGGCGGAAACATGGTCATTGTTTTTGTTGGGGGTGGGAGCGGCCCTGTTTTATCCCCTGTATATGGTGCCGCTGACATCCACGGTCTTCGATGTGATCGGTGAAAACAAGACATCGGCCCGTCTGCGGATCGAATATGTGGTGGCTCGGGAATTGGCGTTAAATCTGGGAAGGGTACTGAGTCTCGCCATGTTTTTATGGTGGGTGGGCAGAACGAATGATTGGGAACAGCTGCGCTGGCTGTTGCTGATCATCGGTTTTGTCCAGATGGTTGTTTGGTGGACACTGCGACACGTGCCATCGTTGTCAATATCCACCAAACCGAAACCCGGAAGCTCTTGA
- a CDS encoding AHH domain-containing protein yields the protein MHSLPGICWGQQKRLALFCAIRGEILRGQSSVLARRLIQAGYPKPGPWYAAHHIVPGNETENADAVQARAIFDQFMLDPNRSYSHLDDPINDAVNGVWLPQRRGLGTEAYHPEIHTDLGVKVGKI from the coding sequence TTGCACTCACTGCCGGGGATCTGTTGGGGACAGCAAAAGCGTTTGGCACTTTTCTGCGCAATCCGCGGGGAAATTTTACGCGGTCAATCCAGTGTGTTGGCCAGGAGACTTATCCAAGCCGGATACCCCAAGCCGGGTCCTTGGTATGCCGCCCATCACATTGTTCCGGGGAATGAGACAGAAAATGCTGATGCGGTTCAAGCTCGGGCCATTTTTGATCAGTTTATGCTTGATCCGAACCGATCATATTCGCATCTTGATGATCCGATTAATGATGCGGTTAACGGAGTCTGGCTTCCACAGCGCAGAGGACTTGGTACAGAAGCTTATCATCCAGAAATCCATACTGATTTGGGGGTGAAAGTAGGGAAGATTTAA
- a CDS encoding S8 family serine peptidase, whose protein sequence is MYTYAAWIHKHGKRMDAALRTFLIQRYQKLRRVPCFLHNLTNRVINELSRTRVLIKMSHTSTASLQWAEEWMSETSRPTMKHFHSIGVFAARLSLSQLQSILEMPSVEKVYLDRKVYALLDTAVPSVGAPQVWSGGNEGEGVTIAVVDTGIHPHPDLTQPTNRIIAFKDFVKGKTDPYDDNGHGTHCAGCAAGNGYRSDGKYRGSAPKARLVGVKVLDKMGSGSLSSVIEGIQWCIDHRDKYGIRVISLSLGSTSQLSYKDDPVCQAVEAAWNHGITVVVAAGNEGPEPRTIASPGIHPRVITVGASDDHSTVDNRDNTIAQFSSRGPTIDGIVKPDLVAPGTQITSLRVKRSYLDKTAPDSQVDGDYTSLSGTSMATPIVAGIAALLLTSDPTLTPDQVKQRLLENAQDLKFPENEQGRGQVSA, encoded by the coding sequence GTGTACACATATGCCGCATGGATCCACAAACACGGCAAGCGAATGGATGCTGCTTTACGTACTTTTCTCATCCAACGGTATCAGAAGCTCCGCCGTGTCCCTTGTTTTTTGCACAATCTGACCAACCGAGTCATAAATGAACTGTCCCGTACCCGCGTACTGATCAAAATGTCCCACACCTCCACCGCCAGCCTGCAATGGGCTGAAGAGTGGATGAGTGAAACCAGCCGTCCCACCATGAAACATTTCCACAGTATCGGGGTATTCGCCGCCCGGTTGTCACTGTCGCAACTTCAGTCGATTCTGGAAATGCCGTCAGTGGAAAAAGTATATTTGGACCGCAAGGTGTATGCACTGCTGGACACGGCCGTCCCCTCCGTCGGTGCCCCCCAAGTCTGGAGCGGGGGAAATGAGGGAGAAGGTGTCACCATCGCCGTTGTGGACACAGGCATTCATCCGCATCCCGACTTGACACAGCCAACCAACCGGATCATCGCCTTCAAGGACTTTGTCAAAGGAAAAACCGACCCGTACGATGATAACGGTCACGGCACACATTGCGCCGGATGTGCTGCCGGCAACGGATACCGTTCCGACGGCAAGTACCGGGGCTCCGCCCCCAAAGCCCGTTTGGTGGGAGTCAAGGTACTGGACAAAATGGGCTCCGGCAGCTTATCCTCCGTGATCGAAGGGATTCAGTGGTGCATCGATCATCGCGACAAATACGGCATTCGTGTGATCTCGTTGTCACTGGGCAGCACCAGTCAACTTTCCTATAAAGACGACCCGGTATGCCAAGCAGTGGAGGCAGCCTGGAATCACGGCATCACCGTCGTGGTCGCCGCCGGAAATGAAGGACCCGAACCCCGAACCATCGCCAGTCCGGGCATCCATCCCCGGGTGATCACCGTCGGGGCCAGCGATGACCACAGCACAGTAGACAACAGGGACAACACGATCGCCCAATTTTCCAGCCGAGGGCCTACCATCGACGGGATCGTCAAGCCCGATCTCGTCGCTCCGGGAACCCAAATCACTTCCTTGCGCGTGAAGCGTTCCTACCTGGACAAAACCGCTCCTGACAGCCAGGTGGATGGCGACTATACCTCCTTGTCCGGCACGTCGATGGCCACCCCCATCGTAGCCGGTATCGCCGCCCTGCTTCTCACGTCCGATCCCACCCTCACACCCGACCAAGTGAAACAACGACTGCTCGAAAACGCACAAGATCTCAAGTTCCCGGAGAACGAACAAGGACGGGGTCAGGTCAGCGCCTGA
- a CDS encoding gamma-type small acid-soluble spore protein yields MYQKGTPKTNAQQVRQQNRQSAGRQAFQTEFATETAGAAGSQTNAQQVRQQNQQSQSRKQQNQQ; encoded by the coding sequence ATGTACCAAAAAGGTACGCCGAAAACCAACGCTCAACAGGTCCGTCAGCAAAACCGTCAGTCTGCGGGCCGCCAAGCGTTCCAAACCGAGTTCGCTACTGAAACGGCCGGTGCTGCTGGTTCCCAAACGAACGCTCAACAAGTTCGTCAACAAAACCAACAGTCCCAATCCCGTAAACAGCAAAACCAACAGTAA
- a CDS encoding DUF502 domain-containing protein, which yields MKRWRVMKRLTVYFLNGLLVVLPLAGTVYLLRYVYQLLNGWGMFWLPERLQFPGLGILVVIGFVLLVGFLARLWVTKKLLEAMESIIQRLPLIKGIYGTLKDTIHSFFGEKKSFDTVVFVTVAGTKRIGFLTVKEPCFTTRDGKEYVGVYFPQSLQFAGDLHWFERSEIEVLDLPVDEALRMVLSAGVAGKSK from the coding sequence ATGAAACGGTGGCGCGTGATGAAAAGACTGACCGTTTATTTTCTAAACGGATTGTTGGTGGTGCTGCCGCTGGCAGGTACCGTTTACCTGTTGCGCTATGTATATCAGCTGCTGAACGGCTGGGGAATGTTTTGGCTGCCCGAGCGCCTGCAATTTCCGGGGCTGGGCATATTGGTCGTCATCGGCTTTGTGCTTTTGGTCGGGTTCCTCGCCCGTTTGTGGGTGACGAAAAAGCTGCTGGAAGCGATGGAGTCCATCATTCAACGTTTGCCGCTCATCAAGGGAATTTACGGAACACTGAAGGATACGATTCATTCCTTTTTTGGTGAGAAGAAATCCTTTGATACGGTGGTCTTTGTCACTGTGGCGGGAACAAAGCGGATCGGTTTCCTGACCGTGAAAGAACCTTGCTTTACCACACGGGACGGAAAAGAGTATGTCGGTGTCTATTTTCCCCAGAGTCTTCAGTTTGCCGGGGATTTGCACTGGTTTGAACGGAGTGAAATCGAGGTGTTGGATCTTCCCGTTGACGAAGCGCTTCGTATGGTGTTGTCGGCCGGTGTGGCAGGAAAATCCAAATAA
- a CDS encoding S8 family peptidase, translated as MKMSGWFDSPPPHRHDPRHIRFRKIFFVRKWNDPRTLMRYFRQMGCRSVRLLPKLGIVIGEFVHDDLRDSERYVGLEYIEPDIKVTITDPYVGAVISEQPYTVPWGVREIEANRVWSISRGRAVKVAVIDTGIAHDHPAIRNNYQGGINILSPIFSPYDYNGHGTHVAGTIAGRSNELGILGVAPRAHLYAVKAFNRKGSANLSDLLSAINWCIENRMQVVNMSFGMDKESEALRHAIQMAHRQGIVMVAAAGNQGNRSMIDYPARYPETIAVTATGKNGQLASFSNLGDGTDLAAPGDKIRSAWLNGSTREMSGTSMAVPHVAGTVALLLYLRSDLTPEQVRKILTRTCGPINGTEQLGMLNAYRCVRVLVR; from the coding sequence ATGAAGATGTCGGGATGGTTTGATTCCCCGCCTCCTCACCGGCATGATCCGAGACATATTCGGTTTCGAAAGATATTTTTTGTCAGGAAATGGAACGATCCGCGCACGTTGATGCGCTATTTTCGTCAAATGGGATGTCGGTCGGTTCGGTTGTTGCCGAAGCTGGGCATCGTGATCGGCGAGTTTGTTCATGATGATCTCCGCGATTCCGAACGCTATGTGGGCTTGGAATATATCGAACCCGACATCAAAGTAACGATCACCGATCCCTATGTGGGAGCGGTGATCTCTGAACAGCCATATACCGTGCCCTGGGGTGTCCGGGAAATCGAGGCCAATCGTGTATGGAGCATCAGCAGGGGACGGGCGGTGAAAGTGGCGGTGATCGATACAGGGATCGCTCATGATCATCCGGCGATCAGGAACAACTATCAGGGGGGCATCAACATTTTGTCTCCCATTTTTTCTCCGTATGATTACAATGGCCACGGTACCCACGTCGCGGGAACAATCGCCGGACGATCCAACGAGTTGGGCATATTGGGGGTGGCGCCGCGCGCCCATCTGTATGCGGTCAAAGCATTCAACCGAAAGGGCAGCGCCAATCTGTCCGACTTGTTGAGTGCGATCAATTGGTGCATTGAAAACCGGATGCAGGTCGTCAACATGAGCTTTGGAATGGACAAGGAGAGTGAGGCCCTCCGCCATGCGATCCAAATGGCACACAGGCAAGGCATCGTGATGGTGGCCGCGGCGGGCAATCAGGGCAATCGGTCGATGATTGACTATCCGGCCCGCTATCCGGAAACGATCGCAGTGACGGCTACAGGGAAAAACGGGCAGTTGGCTTCCTTCAGCAATCTGGGGGACGGGACGGATCTGGCGGCACCGGGGGACAAAATCCGGTCCGCGTGGTTGAACGGTTCGACGCGCGAGATGAGCGGAACGTCGATGGCGGTGCCCCATGTGGCCGGTACAGTGGCCTTGCTGTTATATTTGCGTTCCGATTTGACACCCGAACAGGTGCGAAAAATCCTCACCCGGACTTGTGGGCCGATCAACGGAACGGAACAGTTGGGGATGTTGAATGCGTATCGCTGTGTGCGTGTATTGGTTCGTTAA
- a CDS encoding peptidoglycan D,D-transpeptidase FtsI family protein: protein MIGMIRPKHHMTPKEMSFQRLHVLWLIVFLLFVVLVLRLSWVQLGGGERYHRLAAENNFKQIPVLAPRGNIYDRNGKPIVTNQSLYTAIYLETDDSKEQKLATAKRLAQVLHLPLEEVLQSMDVGLDAKGNDVPRREPPYYPKKIKDRLTEREVVKLLENPSLFPGINVIMEPLRKYRDDTFAVQTIGYVRPFAGAKSSLKKYKSAAEKPNQGGYLDWEQVGMDGIEYSYQDELRGKHGYRLVRVNSSGKVVQVLKEVNPRPGNNLYLTLDEQMQLETEKFIEEHLRHLRTMGGKNQAPYAKSAYAVAMEVKTGKIRAMVSYPDYDPSIWNRRVSTKDYENLRFMIRNGTIEEAPFDASGYDDPDRVVNRHPFSVLPLGSTFKPLMVLMGLQEKLITPWTFWPDPGKFFYAKATPPIRNAGGHNYGVLNPIRALQKSSNTFMAWLGTKWYRRDKDNALKKFMEYTHQFGLGVPTGVRLKGEQDGTEDYRKIAKRFSGLGAMALASFGQAQRYTTLQLAQYTATLANKGVRLRPQLVERIVDANNKVIKETKPEVLNRAAIDPRYFDTVTQGMVAVTQPGGTASQLFKGLPFQVAAKTGTSEQDIPGRGRVENSVFIAFAPADNPQIAVAVVVPEGGYGAVGAGPIAEKMIQLYYQRFMQNQAR, encoded by the coding sequence ATGATCGGGATGATCAGACCGAAGCATCACATGACACCGAAAGAGATGAGTTTTCAACGGTTGCATGTGTTGTGGTTGATTGTTTTTCTGCTTTTTGTGGTGTTGGTGCTCAGATTGAGTTGGGTGCAGTTGGGCGGGGGAGAACGGTATCATCGCCTCGCTGCCGAGAACAATTTCAAGCAAATTCCCGTTCTTGCTCCCAGGGGCAATATCTACGACCGGAACGGCAAACCGATTGTGACCAACCAATCGCTTTATACGGCCATTTATTTGGAAACGGATGACTCGAAAGAACAGAAGCTGGCAACTGCCAAACGGTTGGCCCAGGTATTGCATCTGCCGTTGGAGGAAGTTCTTCAATCGATGGATGTCGGTCTGGATGCCAAAGGAAATGATGTACCCCGCCGAGAGCCTCCCTATTATCCGAAAAAGATCAAGGACCGCCTGACGGAGCGGGAAGTGGTCAAACTGTTGGAAAATCCGTCCCTGTTTCCCGGAATTAACGTGATCATGGAACCCTTGCGCAAATATCGTGATGATACGTTTGCGGTACAGACGATCGGCTATGTCCGGCCGTTTGCCGGAGCCAAATCCTCCCTGAAAAAATACAAATCGGCGGCGGAAAAGCCGAATCAGGGGGGGTACCTGGATTGGGAACAGGTGGGGATGGACGGAATTGAGTACAGTTACCAGGACGAATTGCGTGGCAAGCACGGATACCGCCTGGTGAGGGTAAATTCATCGGGCAAAGTGGTGCAGGTGCTCAAAGAGGTGAATCCTCGACCGGGTAACAACTTATACTTGACATTGGATGAACAAATGCAGTTGGAGACGGAGAAGTTCATCGAGGAGCATTTGCGCCATTTGCGGACAATGGGAGGAAAAAATCAGGCACCGTATGCCAAATCGGCCTATGCGGTGGCGATGGAAGTCAAAACGGGCAAGATCCGGGCGATGGTCAGCTATCCCGACTACGATCCGAGCATTTGGAATCGGCGCGTTTCGACCAAAGACTATGAAAATCTGCGATTCATGATTCGTAACGGCACGATCGAAGAAGCACCGTTTGATGCCAGCGGTTACGATGACCCGGACCGGGTGGTGAACCGGCATCCGTTTTCTGTGTTGCCGCTGGGGTCTACGTTTAAGCCGCTGATGGTTTTGATGGGGCTTCAGGAAAAACTGATTACACCGTGGACATTCTGGCCCGACCCCGGAAAATTCTTCTACGCCAAAGCGACTCCACCCATCCGCAATGCCGGCGGGCACAACTACGGCGTGCTGAATCCGATTCGGGCGCTGCAAAAGTCCTCCAACACCTTCATGGCCTGGCTGGGTACGAAATGGTATCGGCGGGACAAGGACAACGCACTGAAAAAGTTTATGGAATACACGCACCAGTTCGGGTTGGGTGTTCCGACAGGTGTCCGGTTGAAAGGGGAACAGGACGGAACGGAAGACTATCGCAAGATCGCCAAGCGTTTCTCCGGACTGGGAGCGATGGCGCTTGCCTCATTCGGTCAGGCCCAGCGCTATACCACGTTACAGCTGGCACAGTATACGGCCACATTGGCCAACAAAGGGGTGCGGTTGCGTCCGCAGTTGGTGGAAAGAATAGTGGATGCAAACAACAAAGTGATCAAAGAGACGAAACCGGAAGTGTTGAATCGGGCTGCGATCGATCCCCGGTACTTTGATACGGTGACGCAGGGGATGGTGGCGGTCACTCAGCCCGGCGGCACTGCTTCTCAGCTGTTCAAGGGCCTGCCGTTTCAAGTGGCCGCCAAAACCGGAACGTCGGAACAGGATATTCCGGGACGCGGCCGTGTGGAGAACTCCGTATTCATCGCCTTTGCGCCTGCTGACAATCCGCAGATCGCTGTGGCCGTCGTCGTGCCGGAAGGCGGATACGGTGCGGTGGGGGCCGGTCCGATTGCGGAGAAGATGATTCAGCTGTATTACCAGCGGTTCATGCAGAACCAAGCCCGTTGA
- a CDS encoding acyl-CoA synthetase, translating into MDRMMEIPTYYNLAQDVDRHADSPDKAAILWENDKGERQTVTYGELKQRSDRLAGGLLAKGLSKGDPVMILLPRHPAAYISYLGVLKAGLVVLPGSELLQPSDIRYRLQHAQVKAVIADASLTQRVDEAARDCPFLLHRWVVGATGREGWEPLDSVEREPVELPRTRSDDVAFLAYTSGTTGGPKGVIHHHSWAIAHQAVAAKLWLDIRPSDVVWATAGPGWAKWVWSPFISTLGSGATAFVYQGRFAAEKYLSLMEQYKVNVLCCTPTEYRLMAKVDGLDRYDLSSLRSAVSAGEPLNREVIDTFRRHFNVEVRDGYGQTENTLLVGTLKGMKVKPGSMGKPTPGNRVAIIDEEGNPVPVGQVGDIAVHKDSPALFKGYFRDPERTEKAFRGDWYLTGDQARLDEDGYFWFEGRSDDIIISSGYTIGPFEVEDALVKHPAVQECAVVASPDPIRGSIVKAFVILKRQEDASDELIRELQEHVKRVTAPYKYPREIEFVTELPKTTSGKIRRVVLRQLEKKRKAHRQSS; encoded by the coding sequence ATGGATCGTATGATGGAAATTCCGACCTATTACAACTTGGCGCAAGACGTGGACCGACACGCTGACTCCCCGGATAAAGCGGCCATTTTGTGGGAAAATGACAAAGGAGAGCGTCAAACCGTCACTTATGGTGAGCTGAAACAGCGTTCCGACCGTTTGGCCGGCGGTTTGCTTGCCAAAGGTTTGTCCAAAGGAGACCCGGTCATGATCTTGTTGCCGCGCCATCCCGCCGCTTATATCTCCTATTTGGGCGTATTGAAAGCGGGTTTGGTCGTATTGCCCGGCTCCGAGCTGTTGCAACCTTCGGATATTCGTTACCGTTTGCAACATGCACAAGTCAAAGCGGTGATTGCCGATGCGTCGCTCACACAACGGGTGGACGAGGCGGCCCGGGACTGTCCGTTTCTGTTGCATCGATGGGTGGTGGGTGCAACCGGGAGAGAGGGTTGGGAACCGCTGGATTCGGTGGAGCGGGAACCGGTGGAACTTCCCCGCACCCGCAGTGACGATGTGGCTTTTTTGGCTTATACATCCGGTACCACCGGTGGTCCCAAAGGTGTGATCCATCACCACAGTTGGGCGATTGCCCATCAGGCGGTGGCGGCCAAGCTGTGGCTGGATATCCGTCCATCGGATGTGGTGTGGGCGACAGCGGGTCCCGGATGGGCCAAATGGGTGTGGAGTCCGTTTATTTCCACACTGGGGTCCGGTGCCACGGCATTTGTGTATCAAGGAAGGTTTGCCGCTGAAAAGTATCTCTCCCTGATGGAGCAGTACAAGGTGAACGTCCTGTGCTGTACGCCGACCGAGTACCGACTGATGGCCAAGGTGGATGGGTTGGATCGGTACGATCTGTCGTCGTTACGCAGTGCCGTCAGTGCCGGTGAGCCGCTGAACCGGGAAGTGATCGACACATTCCGCCGCCATTTCAATGTCGAAGTGCGGGATGGATACGGGCAAACGGAAAACACACTTCTGGTGGGAACACTCAAGGGAATGAAGGTGAAGCCTGGATCGATGGGCAAACCCACACCGGGCAATCGCGTGGCCATCATCGACGAGGAGGGCAATCCGGTACCGGTCGGTCAGGTGGGGGATATCGCCGTTCACAAGGATTCACCAGCGTTGTTCAAGGGATATTTCCGCGATCCGGAGCGGACGGAAAAAGCCTTTCGGGGTGATTGGTACTTGACCGGCGATCAGGCGCGTCTGGATGAAGACGGGTATTTTTGGTTTGAAGGCCGCTCCGACGACATCATTATCAGTTCGGGCTACACGATTGGACCGTTTGAAGTGGAGGACGCCCTGGTCAAACATCCGGCGGTGCAGGAATGTGCAGTGGTGGCCAGTCCGGACCCGATCCGGGGTTCGATCGTCAAAGCGTTCGTCATCCTGAAACGGCAGGAGGACGCTTCCGACGAGCTGATCCGGGAACTGCAGGAACATGTGAAGCGGGTGACCGCTCCGTATAAATACCCCAGAGAAATCGAGTTCGTCACGGAATTGCCCAAAACGACCAGCGGCAAGATTCGCCGGGTAGTGCTGAGACAATTGGAAAAAAAACGCAAAGCCCATCGACAGTCGAGTTGA
- a CDS encoding rhomboid family intramembrane serine protease, translating into MFGHTQIPLQRFPSYFPVVTGILAVQTVLFAIMTVQGGTTDPEVLIRYGAYESMLVSEGEWWRLVIPVFLHIGWMHFLFNSFALYLLGPQLEWLMGRVWFLLLYLACGTMGNLVTHWLDYSVITAGASGSIYGLFGVYLYLYWRRSIDPETGKGLVALVGINLLISLFQPNINLAAHLGGLLSGFLLTEPLLRLRRHS; encoded by the coding sequence GTGTTTGGGCACACACAAATCCCGTTGCAGCGATTTCCATCTTATTTCCCGGTCGTCACCGGCATCCTTGCGGTGCAAACGGTGTTGTTCGCCATCATGACCGTGCAGGGCGGGACGACCGACCCTGAAGTGCTCATCCGTTACGGTGCCTACGAAAGCATGCTGGTGTCGGAAGGTGAATGGTGGCGGCTGGTTATCCCCGTGTTTCTCCACATCGGATGGATGCATTTTTTGTTCAACAGTTTTGCCTTGTATCTGTTGGGTCCGCAGTTGGAATGGTTGATGGGGCGGGTCTGGTTTTTGCTGTTGTATCTTGCTTGCGGGACGATGGGGAACCTGGTCACTCATTGGCTGGATTATTCCGTCATCACGGCGGGGGCATCAGGGTCCATATACGGTCTGTTCGGTGTTTATCTGTATCTGTACTGGCGACGTTCCATCGATCCGGAAACCGGAAAGGGATTGGTGGCGCTGGTCGGGATCAATTTGCTGATCAGCCTGTTTCAACCCAATATCAACCTGGCGGCGCATTTGGGCGGTCTGTTGTCAGGTTTTCTGCTGACGGAACCTTTGTTGCGGTTGCGCAGGCATTCCTAA
- a CDS encoding DUF4870 domain-containing protein, with translation MQTTSIENRDKVWSVLCHASLVFFPLLLPLLVYLIKDKSPFVEHHAKEAFMFHVGVLVALFASKVLMLVLIGFLLFPLVALSAFILTVWAVIQTWNGQWYSYPVTGRWARKI, from the coding sequence ATGCAAACCACATCAATCGAAAATCGGGACAAAGTGTGGTCAGTGCTGTGCCATGCCAGTCTGGTGTTTTTTCCGTTGCTGTTGCCCCTCTTGGTATATTTGATCAAAGACAAATCTCCGTTCGTGGAACATCACGCCAAAGAGGCGTTTATGTTTCATGTGGGGGTGTTGGTCGCGCTGTTTGCATCCAAAGTGCTGATGTTGGTGCTGATCGGATTCCTGCTGTTCCCGCTCGTGGCACTGTCCGCTTTCATCCTGACGGTTTGGGCGGTGATCCAAACCTGGAACGGACAGTGGTATTCCTACCCCGTTACGGGTCGGTGGGCACGAAAAATTTGA
- the asd gene encoding archaetidylserine decarboxylase (Phosphatidylserine decarboxylase is synthesized as a single chain precursor. Generation of the pyruvoyl active site from a Ser is coupled to cleavage of a Gly-Ser bond between the larger (beta) and smaller (alpha chains). It is an integral membrane protein.) — MKDRMLLTLLHALPKKTISRWMGRFARSPVSKRFIPYYIKRFDINLSEVEKPWEEYESLMEFFVRRLKPGARPVDPSPDTVVSPVDGTISQLGTITRDTLIQAKGLDYRLEDLLGGDRERAKQFENGTFVTIYLSPRDYHRIHAPIKGRIQGLTYIPGTLFPVNTFGVRTVRGLFVRNERLITYLTSPALGTVAVIKVGATNVGSVKVTYDPEIVTNQPRQNQLEKKSYDPEPELEKGQELGRFEFGSTVILLFEKGKIQWCRDWRPEDPVQMGQPIAKAALRLQHTVK; from the coding sequence ATGAAGGACCGGATGCTGTTGACCTTGTTGCATGCATTGCCCAAAAAAACGATTTCCCGGTGGATGGGGCGTTTCGCCCGCAGTCCGGTAAGCAAACGCTTCATTCCCTATTACATCAAACGATTTGATATCAACCTGTCGGAAGTTGAAAAGCCATGGGAAGAATATGAAAGCCTGATGGAGTTTTTCGTTCGGCGGCTGAAACCGGGAGCGCGACCGGTCGACCCTTCTCCTGATACGGTGGTTAGCCCGGTTGACGGCACCATTTCCCAGCTCGGTACAATCACCCGGGACACGCTGATCCAGGCAAAGGGATTGGACTATCGGTTGGAGGATCTGTTGGGGGGAGACCGGGAGCGGGCCAAGCAATTTGAAAACGGAACATTTGTCACCATTTATCTGAGTCCGCGCGACTATCATCGGATTCACGCTCCGATAAAAGGGCGCATCCAGGGTTTGACCTACATTCCCGGCACGCTGTTTCCGGTCAATACATTCGGCGTTCGCACCGTTCGCGGATTGTTTGTGCGCAATGAACGGTTGATTACCTATCTGACTTCCCCGGCATTGGGAACGGTGGCCGTCATCAAAGTGGGCGCGACCAACGTGGGGAGTGTCAAAGTGACATATGATCCGGAAATCGTCACCAATCAACCGCGGCAAAACCAATTGGAAAAGAAATCGTATGATCCCGAACCGGAATTGGAAAAAGGGCAGGAGTTGGGACGGTTTGAGTTTGGTTCCACCGTCATTTTGTTGTTTGAAAAAGGAAAGATACAATGGTGTCGGGATTGGCGTCCGGAAGATCCGGTTCAAATGGGCCAACCCATCGCAAAGGCGGCTTTACGGCTCCAACATACCGTAAAGTAA